One part of the Solanum dulcamara chromosome 3, daSolDulc1.2, whole genome shotgun sequence genome encodes these proteins:
- the LOC129882772 gene encoding magnesium transporter MRS2-I-like, producing the protein MKTGVSRRWIMVDSKGQSSILDLDKYAIMKRVSIHARDLRILDPLLSYPSAILGREKAIVLNLEHIKAIITTEEVLIRDPMDDNVLPVVEELQRRLPLPAIGLGEGEDDDQPVVNGSRNEVQSVEPTEFPFEFRALEVALEGVCSYLDTQTRELETAAYPALDELTSKISSRNLDRVRKLKSAMTRLTSRVQKVRDDLEQLLEDDGDMADLYLSRKLVAGFSSPLSGQVAPYWSPDSSSIRSKLLSKASRISGITHEETDVEELEMLLEAYFVQIESTMNKLTTLREYIDDTEDYINIQLDNHRNQLIQLELFLSSGTVCLTVYSLVAAIFGMNIPHPWKKDHGYLFKWVVMLAGIASASIFLSIITYARHKGLVGS; encoded by the exons ATGAAAACAGGGGTATCTAGAAGGTGGATAATGGTAGACAGTAAAGGGCAGAGTAGTATCTTGGATTTGGATAAGTATGCTATTATGAAAAGAGTTTCAATACATGCTAGAGATCTACGTATTCTTGATCCATTGCTTTCTTATCCTTCTGCTATACTAGGAAGAGAAAAGGCAATTGTACTCAATTTAGAG CATATCAAAGCAATTATTACTACAGAAGAG GTATTGATTCGTGACCCAATGGATGATAATGTTCTTCCTGTTGTTGAAGAACTTCAAAGAAGATTGCCATTGCCAGCTATTGGCTTAGGAGAAGGTGAAGATGATGACCAACCTGTTGTTAACGGGTCGCGAAATGAAGTGCAAAGCGTTGAACCAACTG AATTTCCATTCGAATTTCGAGCTTTAGAAGTAGCACTAGAAGGAGTTTGCAGTTATCTTGACACTCAGACACGAGAACTAGAGACGGCTGCTTACCCGGCTTTAGATGAGCTCACCTCCAAG ATTAGTAGTCGTAACCTGGATCGAGTGCGCAAATTGAAGAGTGCAATGACTAGGTTGACTAGTCGGGTTCAAAAA GTTAGGGATGATCTCGAACAACTTCTTGAAGATGATGGTGACATGGCTGACCTTTACCTCTCAAGAAAATTAGTTGCCGGATTTTCATCTCCCTTGAGTGGCCAGGTGGCACCTTACTGGTCCCCTGATTCTTCCTCAATACGCTCAAAGTTATTATCCAAAGCAAGCAGAATCAGTGGGATAACTCATGAGGAGACTGATGTTGAGGAACTTGAGATGTTGCTTGAG GCTTACTTTGTGCAAATTGAAAGCACGATGAACAAATTGACAACG TTGCGCGAATATATTGATGACACCGAGGACTATATTAATATTCAG CTGGACAATCATCGAAATCAGCTGATCCAG TTGGAGCTGTTCCTGAGTTCTGGTACTGTCTGTTTAACAGTGTACTCCTTGGTGGCTGCAATATTTGGAATGAATATTCCACATCCATGGAAGAAAGACCATGGTTACCTTTTTAAATGG GTGGTCATGCTTGCGGGAATTGCTTCTGCATCCATTTTCCTATCAATAATTACATATGCTAGGCACAAGGGTCTTGTTGGATCTTAA